TACGAGGCCCGATTTACTCCGGATGTGTCTCTTGCCGTGCTTCAGGCGGCCGGAGCAGTAAGGGTTATTTCGGAGGCAGGGCCTGTGGACGTGGTTAAGATTGGCGGCAAAAAGGTCATGGTGGGTGCGTCGCCCGACTGGACCCCCATCCCCCGTCAGGTAGAAGACCCTTCGAATGCCGATGTAGTAATATGGCTTACCCATCACAACATAAGTTTTCCGGATTATGAAGCGGGCAGGGAGGAACCTCGAGAAATTCCGGGCGTCGATATAGTCGTAAACGGCCATATTCATACTCCCAAGGATCCGGTTTACAGGGGTCGAACGGTTTGGGTTAACCCCGGAAGCATCGTAAGGATTACGAGAAGCCCTGTGACAAAAAGACTCAGTCCCTGTGTACTTGTGTGGAAGCCCGGACCTGACCGGCATGATTACTTTGAAAGTATTCCCATACCCGTAAAGCCCTTTGATGAAGTATTCCAGCCCCTGGAGGATGCCCCCGCTTTGGGAGGTGACCTGAGGGATTTTCTTTTTATAAGGGGGCTTGAGAACATCATGATAAAAAAGACGGCCGAAGGAGTTGGGCTGAAAGCCTTCCTCGAAGCCAATCTTAACCGGGGGGATCCGGTGGACGAAATCATATGGGATCTTTACAGGGAAGTGGTTGAAGATGGTGGTGGAGTGGTATTTTCAGGCGGTTAGAAGGAGGGCGACGAACTATGGCCGGAGGAATAGTCGATAGGGATAGGGATCTTAAGGTACAGGCCGAACTGGATAGGTTGAGAAAGGAGTATGAGGGTCTGAAGGAAAAGCGAATGAGGGCACAGGCCGAGCTCGATGCCGTAAGGAAAAGCCTTGAGGATCTGAAGAGAAAAGCCCAGGAAAACTACGGAACGAGCGATCTGGAGGAACTTAAGGCCCTGCTTGAAAAATGGCGCAGCGAAAACGAACGCAGCGTCACCGAGTACCGTGAGCACATAGAAACGATAAAAGAGGAACTGCAGAAAATCGAAGCAAGGGTCAACGGGTAGGTGAAAATGGCCGAAGATCTGCTTCCTCCTGATGTGCTGAAGGAGAGGATTACCATCTTAAAAACTCAGAGAAAAATCCGGGCGGATCTGCTTGAGCAGAGAAAAAAGGAATTAAAGGAGATACGCCGTTTCCTTGAGCTGGAACCTCTGGTTGCGTTAAGGCTTGAAGCCCTTTCAAGGGATCTTTTCCGTAACATTCTTGAAGAAATAGAAAAAAACCTGACC
This portion of the Thermodesulforhabdus norvegica genome encodes:
- a CDS encoding metallophosphoesterase, with product MIEYDGILFIGDPHVCARQPGHRIDDYRETVLNKLSFCLKIGHEKRLLPVILGDLFHLPRDNPNSLLVDLIRLFRPFRPWVLVGNHDKYEARFTPDVSLAVLQAAGAVRVISEAGPVDVVKIGGKKVMVGASPDWTPIPRQVEDPSNADVVIWLTHHNISFPDYEAGREEPREIPGVDIVVNGHIHTPKDPVYRGRTVWVNPGSIVRITRSPVTKRLSPCVLVWKPGPDRHDYFESIPIPVKPFDEVFQPLEDAPALGGDLRDFLFIRGLENIMIKKTAEGVGLKAFLEANLNRGDPVDEIIWDLYREVVEDGGGVVFSGG